The following are encoded in a window of Castanea sativa cultivar Marrone di Chiusa Pesio chromosome 9, ASM4071231v1 genomic DNA:
- the LOC142609141 gene encoding uncharacterized protein LOC142609141, translating to MPRTAIKGQILADFVAEFTEGQINHEDTTMTVMSIGMENVTPWEVYTDGASNRKGAGVGVVLISPEKLVIEKSLRLGFSATNNEAEYEALLVGAQMVKHLGGKVVRLYCDSRLVVGQVNGEFEAKDERMKSYLKRVQGVLGLFESFKVQQVPRGHNAHADSLAMLATSLGSKLPRMVLVEDLLTASLTSISAIWFHSVHVGPSWMDPIIAFLKHRILPEDGTMAEKVRRSAPRYWLSEEQKLYRRSYAGSYLLCVHPEAVEPLLEELHEGLKKRLDDAKGGWVEELPHVLWAYRTTPRRSTGETPFSMTYGMEAIIPLESGFPTLKSDQYDEVSNHDRMYDCLNTIEERREIASVKLGSYQQKLKQTYDKGVRSRPLVPGDLVLRKVVGVARNPAWGKLGPNWEGPYKITSLAGIGAYCLEDLDGRVIPRPWNVINLRRYYY from the exons atgcctcggaCAGCTATCAAAGGGCAAATCCTTGCCGACTTCGTGGCCGAGTTCACAGAAGGTCAGATTAACCACGAGGATACCACAATGACAGTAATGTCCATTGGGATGGAAAACGTCACTCCTTGGGAGGTCTACACGGATGGGGCATCAAATCGAAAAGGAGCCGGGGTTGGAGTTGTGCTAATATCTCCCGAAAAGCTAGTCATTGAAAAGTCATTAAGgttgggattctcggccactaataatgaggccgagtacgaggctctcTTGGTGGGCGCCCAAATGGTTAAACACTTGGGAGGAAAGGTAGTGAGGTTGTATTGTGATTCCCGATTAGTGGTAGGGCAAGTTAATGGAGAATTTGAGGCAAAAGATGAACGAATGAAAAGCTATCTTAAACGAGTCCAAggggtgttgggtttgtttgaaaGTTTCAAGGTACAACAAGTCCCAAGGGGACATAACGCTCATGCTGACTCATTAGCAATGTTAGCCACTTCACTGGGTTCGAAATTACCACGTATGGTCCTGGTGGAGGATTTACTGACCGCTAGCTTGACCAGCATCTCGGCAATATGGTTTCACAGCGTTCATGTAGGCCCaagctggatggacccaattATAGCTTTCTTGAAGCACAGAATACTACCTGAGGATGGAACAATGGCCGAGAAAGTACGGAGAAGCGCTCCCCGTTACTGGCTATCAGAGGAGCAAAAACTCTATAGGCGTTCCTATGCAGGGTCGTACCTGCTTTGCGTACACCCTGAAGCCGTGGAACCATtgctggaagaattgcatgaag GTTTGAAGAAACGATTGGATGATGCTAAAGGAGGCTGGGTAGAAGAATTGCCTCATGTATTATGGGCTTATCGTACTACACCCCGAAGATCGACAGGCGAGACCcccttttcaatgacgtatGGAATGGAAGCTATAATACCATTAGAATCGGGTTTTCCCACTCTAAAGTCCGACCAGTATGACGAAGTGAGCAATCATGATAGGATGTATGATTGTTTGAATACTATCGAGGAAAGGAGAGAAATAGCCAGTGTGAAGCTGGGCAgctatcagcagaagctcaagcAGACATACGACAAGGGAGTTAGGTCCAGGCCCTTGGTACCAGGTGATTTGGTACTGAGAAAAGTAGTGGGGGTAGCAAGAAATCCTGCTTGGGGAAAGTTGGGTCCTAATTGGGAGGGGCCGTATAAGATTACCTCATTAGCAGGTATAGGGGCTTATTGTTTAGAAGATCTGGATGGAAGGGTGATtcctcgcccttggaatgtaattAACTTGcgacgttattattattaa